CGCGTCCGGGAGCCAGCTGTGCAGCGGCCAGGCGGGCGCCTTGACGGCCAGGCCGAGCAGGATCGCCAGCGCCGCGACCACCTGGGTGGTGTGCGAGAGGCCGCTGCCGTGCGCCGCGGCCAGCCGCGTCATGTCGAAGGTGCCGGCCTTGGTGCCGATCAGCAGGAAGCCGAGCAGCATCACCGCGGAGCCGAGCAGGGTGTAGAGGATGAAGCGGTTGGCGGCGGGCACCTTCGCGCCGCTGCCCCAGCGGGCGATCAGGAAGTACATCGGGATCAGTACGACCTCGAACGCCACGAAGAACAGCACCAGGTCGAGCACCGCGAAGGTGGCGAGCATGCCGACCTCCAGCAGGAGCAGCAGCCCGGTGAAGGCCTGCGCGGAGGGCACGCCGTCGCCGGACGGCAGCCGCCGGGTGGAGTACACCGCGCAGAGGAAGGTGAGCAGCGCGGTGAGGACCAGCAGGGGCAGCGAGATGCCGTCCACGCCGAGGTGGAGCCGCACGTCGAGGGCCGGGATCCAGCGGACGTCGGTGACGGCCTGCATCCGGCTCGGCCGGTCGTGGTCGAAGCCGGCCGCGAGGACGACGGTGAGCACGAGGACGGCGCCGGTGACGGCGGTGCCGAACCGCAGGGCCCGGCGGTCGGCGGTGGCCCGGTCCGCGCCGAACGGGGCCAGGGTGGCGGCGGCGCCGGCCAGCGGCAGCAGCAGGAGGGCGATGAGGACCGCGTTCATCGGGGGCTCCAGGTTCGTGCTGCGGCGGGCGGGGACGGGAGGGGCGGTTCACGGCGGTGCGGGTCATGTGCCGACCGCCACCAGGACGGCGAGCAGGACGGCTCCGGCCAGCAGCGCGTTCAGGTAGGCCTGGGCGTTGCCGTTCTGGGCGCGGCGCACCAGCCAGCCGAGCGCATTGGCGCCGTGCCCGGTGCCGCGGACGTAGCTCTCGACGACCTCGCGGTCGAGGAAGCGGACGAGCCGGGCGGCGGCCTCGGTCGGCCGGACGAACAAGGCGCTGTACAGCCGGTCCACACCGAAGCCGTGCTGCGCCGGGCGGTACAGCGGGCCGAGCAGCAGGGGGCCCGGGTCGGCGGGCAGTCTCTCGGCGGCCGGCGGCCCGGCCTGCTCGGGGACCCGATCGGCCGGCCCGGGACGGACGGCCTGCCGGGCGCTGAGCGAGCGCCAGGCGGCGTACGCGATCAGGATGCCGGCCAGCGCGAGGCCGGTGCCGAGGACGGCGGTGGTGGTCGAGGGGCGGAGCGGGCCGCCGTCGAGGAACGCGGGCAGCCAGCCGTCGCGCAGTGCGGTGACGCCGAAGGCCATCGCGGGGACGGCCAGCACCCACAGCGGCCAGCGCATCGCCGCCGGTTCGGCGGTGGCCGGGTCGGCCTCGTCGATCTCCGGCGAGTACGGCGCCCCGGCGGCGGGGGCCGGGGCGGCGGCCGCCGCCGTGGCCCGGCCGTGGAAGGCGACCAGCCAGAGCCGGGTGGCGTAGGCGGCGGTGAGCAGCGCCGTCAGCAGCGCGGAGACCAGGACGATCCAGCCGGCGGCCTCGGGGACGGCCGACGCCGGTCCGACGCCGCGGGTGAGGGCCTCGCCGTGGGCGGCGTGCTCGGCGGCGGAGAGCACCGCCTCCTTGGAGAAGAAGCCCGCGAACGGGGGCAGGCCGACCAGCGCGACCAGGCCGATGCCCATCGTCCAGTAGGCGTCCGGGACGCGGCTGCGCAGCCCGGGCATGCGGGACATCGCGGAGATCGAGTTGGTGTGCGCGGCGTGGATGACCACGCCGGCGGCGAGGAACAGCAGCGCCTTGAACACGCCGTGGCTGATCAGGTGGAAGACGGCCGCGTCGCGGTCGCCGCTGGCCAGCGCGCCGGCCATGTAGCCGAGCTGGCCGACGGTCGAGTAGGCGAGCACCCGCTTGAGGTCGTCCTGGGCGAGGGCGCACAGCGCCGAGCCGATCATGGTGACGGCGGCCATCACGGCCAGCACGACCAGGGCGGCACCGGACAGCAGGAAGACCGGCATCAGCCGGGCGACCAGGTAGATGCCGGCGGCGACCATGGTGGCGGCGTGGATCAGCGCGGACACCGGGGTCGGGCCGGCCATCGCGTCGGGGAGCCAGGTGTGCAGCGGGAATTGCGCGCTCTTGCCGGCCACGCCGGCGAGCAGCAGCAGCGCGATCAGCGTGGGGTGGCCGAGGCGGCCCTGCGCGGCGGCGGCCAGCACGTCGGTGATCCGGAAGCTGTGCGCGTCCGCGCCGAGCAGGAAGAGGCCGAACAGGAACGGCACGTCGCCGAGCTTGGTGACCAGGAAGGCCTTGAGCGAGGCGGAGCGGGCGTCGGCGGTCTCCCAGTGGTGGCCGATCAGGAAGTACGAGCAGATGCCCATGACCTCCCAGCCGACCAGCAGCACGATCAGGTCGCCGGAGTAGACGACCAGGAACATGGCCGCGGTGAAGAGCGAGACCAGCGCCGCGTACGAGGGGTAGCGGGGGTCGTCCCTCAGGTAGGCGGTGGAGTACACCTGCACGCAGGTGGCGACCAGGCCGACCAGGACGGCGATCAGCACCCCGAAGCCGTCCAGGTGGAGCGCGAGGGCGATGTCGGGGCCGCCGGTGGGGGTGAGCCGGGTGCCGGCGTCCAGGCTGCGGCCGCTGCCGAGCTGCAGCGCGACGACGAGGGCCAGCACGGCGGCGGTGGCGACCGGGAGGATCGCCAGCGGCCGGGCGAGCGCGGGGTACCGCCGGCCGGTGGCGAGGGTGGCGGCGGCGCCGAGTGCGGGCAGCGCGGGGACGAGGACGGGGAGCGCGAGGTTCATGCGGCCCGGCCCTCCGGTGCGGTGGCGACGGCCGGCTCCTCGACTGCCTCGGACGGGTCGCCGAGGGCGGTGAGCCGGTCGACGTCGGCGGTACCGCGGGTGCGGAAGACCAGCAGGACGACGGCGAGGCCCAGGCCGATCTCGGCGGCGGCGACGGTGATGGTGAACAGGGTGAGTGCCTGTCCGGCGTGCAGGGCGTCGCGCAGCCAGGCGTCGAAGGCGACCAGGTTCAGGTTGACGGCGTTGAGCATCAGCTCGACGGACATCAGCACCAGGACGACGTTGCGCCGGGCGAGCACGCCGTAGACGCCGACGCTGAACAGCAGCGCGGCGAGGACGGCAGGGTAGACGAGGTGCATCGGCGGTCAGCGCTCCTGCGCGGTCGGGGTGGGGCGGCCGACCGGCTTGCCCGCGCGGAGCCGGCCGGCCCGCGGCCCGGGGACGCGGCCCTTGCCGGTGCGGGAGAGCACGATGGCGCCGACCAGGGCGGCCAGCAGCAGCACGGACAGCGCCTCGAAGGGCAGCACCCAGTGGCGGAAGAGGTACTCGCCGGTCGCCCGGGTGGAGCCGGCGCCGGGCGCCAGCTCGATCCAGCCGGACCGGAAGGCGTCGACGACCAGGGTGACGAGGGTGCCGGCGGCGGCCAGGGCGACGGCGAGCGCCGCCCAGCGGTTGCCGGAGTCCGCGTCGGGCGAGCGGCCGATCGGCGCACGGGTGAGCATCAGGCCGAACAGCACCAGCACCACCACCGAGCCGAGGTAGATCAGCACCTGTGCCCAGGCGATGAACTCGGCGGTCAGCAGCAGGAACTCCACGGCCAGGCCGCCGAGGGCGACGACCAGCCAGAGCGCGGCGTGCACCAGCTGCCGGGTGGTCACCGAGACCACGGCGGCGGCCAGCACGGCGATCCCGACCAGCAGGAAGACGATCTCCGCGCCGGACGGGGAGAGGAAGGAGCGGGTCGCCGGGGCGAGCGAGCCGGTCGCGGCGAGCAGGGTTCCGGTCATGCGTCCGCACCACCCTCGGCGGCGGCCGCGGCCGCCATCTTGTCGGCCGTCTTGCGGGCGGCCGCGATCTCCTTGGGCTCCTCGGCGGCGGGGTCGAGCGCGGGCGGCGCGGGCACCGTCCACATCCACTCGCGCAGCCGGTCCCGCTCGTGGGTGAGGTCGAGGATGTCGGTCTCGGCGTACTCGAACTCCGGCGACCAGAAGAGCGCGTCGAACGGGCAGACCTCGATGCAGATCCCGCAGTACATGCAGAGCGAGAAGTCGATCGCGAACCGGTCGAGCACGTTGCGGGTGCGGGCCCGGGCGTTCGGGTCGGCGGCGGGCAGCGTCTCCTTGTGGGAGTCGATGTAGATGCACCAGTCCGGGCACTCGCGGGCGCACAGCATGCAGACCGTGCAGTTCTCCTCCAGCAGCGCGATGACGCCGCGCGAGCGCGGCGGCAGCAGCGGCTGCACGTCGGGGTACTGCGCGGTGACGCTCTTCCTCGTCATGGTGCGCAGGGTGACCGCGAGGCCCTTGGCCAGGCCGGTACCTGGGATGTTCATCAGGAGATCGCCACCTTGACGATGCCGGTGAGGGCCAGCTGGATGAGCGCGAGCGGGATGAGCCCCGTCCACGCGAAGCGCATCAGCTGGTCCTCGCGCAGGCGGGGGTAGGTGACCCGGAGCCAGATCACCACGAAGGCCAGCGCGAAGGTCTTGAGCAGGGTCCACAGCCAGCCGAGCGAGTCGGGCATCGGGCCGTGCCAGCCGCCGAGGAAGAGCACCGTGGTCAGGGCGGAGACCACCAGGATGCCCGCGTACTCGGAGAGCAGGAAGAACGCGAACCGCAGGCCGGTGTACTCGGTGTACGCGCCGAAGATGATCTCCGAGTCGGCCACCGGCATGTCGAACGGCGGCCGCTGGAGCTCGGCGAGGCCGGCCGTGAAGAACACGAACGCGCCCAGGGCCTGCCACGGGATCCACCACCAGTGGAACGCGTCGACGATGCCCGGCAGCGACACCGTGCCGGCCGCCATCGCCACCGACGCGGCGGCCAGCAGCATCGGCAGCTCGTACGACATCAGCTGGGCCGCCGTGCGCAGACCGCCCAGCAGGGAGAACTTGTTGGCCGAGGCCCAGCCCGCCATCAGCGAGCCGAGCACGCCGATCCCCATCACCGCGAGCACGAAGAAGATGCCCGCGTCGATCGCCTGCCCGACGAAGCCGCCCGGCCCGACCGGGATGGCGAGCAGCACCACCAGGTAGGGCAGCAGCGACACCGCGGGGGCGAGCTGGAAGACCTTGCGGTCGGCGCCCGCCGGGACGATGTCCTCCTTCTGGGCGAACTTCACGCCGTCGGCGACCAGCTGTGCCCAGCCGTGGAATCCTCCGGCGTACATCGGACCGAGCCGGCCCTGCATGTGCGCCATCACCTTGTGCTCGGTCTGGCCGATGACCAGCGGGAGCACCAGGAAGACCGCCAGGGTGGCGACGCAGCGCAGCAGCGTGTCGATCAGGTTCACGCGCCGTCTCCGTCCTGGGCCGGTGTCTCCGGGGTCCCGGGGGCTTCGGTGTCCGCCGGGGGCTCTGCGTTCTTCGGGGGCTCGGGGCTCGGCGGGGGCTCGGTGCCCTCGGTCGGCTCGGGAGCCGTGGGGGCTCGGGAGCCGCGGGGGCGTCGTGGGCCGGCACCGGGGCGTGCCAGGGCGCGTCGGTGGAGCGCGTCCGCTCGGCACGGCGCGGCCGCTCCTCGGCGGGGGCGGGCGCCGGAGCGCCGGTCGCGGGCGCCGCGGCGGCGGACTGCTCGGGAGCCTGGCTGACGGAGCCGTCACTGATCGACCGCGTCCGGCGCGGGCGGTCGGCCCGGACGGCCGGGCCCTCCGCGGCGGCGGCACCCGCGGCCCCTGCGGCGGCCGCGCGGGGGCCCGCCGCACCGGCGGCGCGCGGCGTGCGGGCGGCTCGGGCCGGGCGTTCGGCGACCGGCGGCAGGGTGCCCTTGAGCGGGCCCCACTCGTTCGGGTCGGGGACGCCGGGGGCTGCATCTTGCGGCGGGCCGGGCCGTCGCCGTGGTCCGACTCGCCGGGCTCCTTGGAGCCCGGCCACGCCTTGGCCACCCGGGCGGCCAGGACGAAGTCCTTGCGCAGCGGGTGCCCCTCGAAGCCGTCCGGCAGCAGCAGGGTGACCAGGTGCGGGTGGTCGGCGAAGCCGATGCCGAACATCTCGTGGGTCTCGCGCTCGTGCCAGGCCGCACCGGCGTAGACGCCGACCGCGGACGGCAGCGAGGCGCTCGCGCGCGGGACGCGGGTGCGCACCAGCAGGTGGCGGACGGCCCCGGGGGTGCCGGCCTCGGCGAGGTGGGCGGCGACCGAGAAGCCCTCGGTGAGCTCGTCGACGGCGCTCAGCCAGTCGAAGTAGGTGAGGCCGAGGCCGTCGCGGGCCGCGGTGAGCGCCTCGATCCAGTGCTCGGCGGGGACGTCGACGGTCAACAGGTCGTACGCCTCGGCGGCGGTGGCCCACGGGCCGATCGCGGCCGCGGTGCGCTCGGCGGGGGTCGGCTCGGCCGGCTCGTCAGGCACGGTCGGTTCGGCAGGCACGGTCGGTTCGGCCGCGGTCGGCTGCTCCGCAGTCGGCCGGTCCGGGGTGTCCGGGGTGTCCGGGGTGCTCACTGGCCGCCCTCCGGTCCGGCGACCAGCCCGCGGCGGAACGCGGCGGCGGGCGCGGCGTAGCGCTGCGGGATCGACTCGGTGGCGATCTTCTCCTGGAGCTTGAGGATGCCCTGGAGCAGCGCCTCGGGCCGCGGCGGGCAGCCCGGCACGTAGACGTCGACCGGGATGATCTGGTCCACGCCCTTGGTGACGGAGTAGGAGTCCCAGTACGGGCCGCCCGAGTTGGAGCAGGCGCCGAAGGAGATGACGTACTTGGGCTCGGGCATCTGCTCGTACAGGCGCTTGACGGCGGGGGCCATCTTGTCGGTGACGGTGCCCGAGACGATCATCAGGTCGGCCTGCCGGGGGCCGGGCGCGAACGGGATGACACCCATCCGGATGAAGTCGTGCTTGGCCATCGAGGCCGCGATGAACTCGATCGCACAGCAGGCGAGGCCGAAGTTGAAGCACCAGAGGCTGTAGCGGCGGCCCCAGTTGAGCACCACCTTGACCGGGTCCGGGGCGAGCCGGGCCAGCGGGCCGAGCCGCCGGGGCTCGACGGCTCCCGGGTGCGCCGGGTCGGGGATGCCGAGCGGCACGGGCCCCTGGGAGGCGCCGTGCGCGTGGCCGTGGGTCACGTCCATTCCAGAACGCCCTTCTTCCAGGCGTAGAGCAGTCCGACCGCGAGGAAGCCGATGAAGACGAACATCTCCACCAGCGTCGCCGCCCCGTACCCGGCGGCGGCGAAGACCGTCGCCCAGGGGAACAGGTAGATCGCGTCGACCGCGAAGATCACGTACAGGAAGGCGTAGACGTAGTAGCGGATGTGGGTGTGCGCCCACCCCTCGCCGACCGGGTCCACCCCGCACTCGTACGCCAGGAGCTTCTCCGGCGAGTACACCACCGGACGCAGCAGCCGGTTGGCGGTGAAGGACACCGCGACGAACAGCACGCCGACGACGGCAAGCAGGCCCACCGCCGCGTACGCGTCGAAGTAGCCACTGCCCACGGCAGCGCCGGCAGCAGTCGGCTGCCCCTCCATTGCGTTCGCCTCCACCTCGGCCGGGCCCGCCGTCCACCGGCGGGAATCCGAACTTCTTTACGCACCCATAACCAACGCTAAGGCGTGAGTCTAAGTGCACCGATCGTCTGCTCCTGCACCCGCCCGGTACGCAAGACGCCCACTGGACACCCGCCGCACACGCACCCCGAGTCGACGGCGGCCCGACGGCGCGACCCGGGGGTGGGGATAACCCCCGGACACGGACGGGACCCAGCACCATGGCCGGACGGCCCCGGCACCCGCGATGCTGGTGCCGCATCGGGAATCCCGATGCGCCCGGGCCGCAGCAGTGGCCCCGGCACCGCCCGCGGCGGACGGCCGCGGGCCTCACCGGCCGGCGGCCACGCGGGCACCGACAAGAGCGGACGGGCGGCAATGAAGGAAGAGGCGGGCCACGGGGCGGAGTCTGCCCCGCCCTCGCTGTACGGCCCTCGGCTGTGGCTCGAGGTCCAGCACCTGCTGCTGAACCTCCCGATCGGCATCGCGGGCTTCGTCCTGACGGTGGTCTCGCTGAGCGTCGGCCTGGGCCTGGCGGTGACGGTCGTCGGCCTGCCGCTGCTCGCCCTCGGCCTGGCGGCCGGCCGGCGGGCGGGCGCGCTGGGCCGCCGCCGGGCCCGGCACGCCCTGGGCTCGGACATCGCCGAGCCGGAGCCGCTGACGCCGGTGCGGCCCGGGGTGGCCGGCTGGGTGATCGCCGGCCTGACGGACGGGCTGAGCTGGCGCTCCGCGCTGTACACCGTGCTGCTGCTGCCCTGGGGGTGCTCGGGTTCGCCTTCACGCTCGTCCTGCTGGTGGTCGGCTGGCCGGTGCTGCCGTGGGCGGTGCGCGGGCTCGCGGCCGTCGACCGGATGCTCGTCGGCACCCTGCTCTGCCCCACCGCGCTGAGCGAGCGGGTCCGCGAACTGGAGGACGACCGCGGGGCGGTGGTCGACACCGCCGCCGCCGACCTGCGCCGGATCGAGCGGGATCTGCACGACGGGGCGCAGGCCCGGCTGGTCGCCCTCGCGATGGACCTCGGCCTGGCCAAGGAGAAGCTCGCCGAGACCGACGACCCGGAGGGTGTCGCGGCGGCCGCCCGGATGGTCGGCGCGGCCCACGGCGAGGTCAAGCTCGCCCTGCAGGAGCTGCGGGATCTCGCCCGGGGCATCCACCCGGCGGTGCTCACCGACCGCGGGCTGGACGCGGCGCTGTCGGCGGTGGCCGCCCGGTGCACAGTGCCCGGCGGAGTGAAGGTGCAGGTCGACCTCAAGGGGGCCGGCCGGCCCGACCCGGCCGTCGAGGGGATCGCCTACTTCACCGTCAGCGAGCTGCTGACCAATGTCTCCAAGCACGCCGGCGCCCGGGCCGCGACCGTGGACGTCTGGCGGGCGGAGGACAGGCTGATGCTGATCGTCCAGGACAACGGCCGGGGCGGCGCCGCCCGGCACCCGGGCAGCGGGCTCGCCGGCCTGGCCGAGCGGGTCGGCGCGGTGGACGGCGTGTTCCTCGTGGAGAGCCCCGTCGGCGGGCCGACCACGGTCACGGTGGAGCTGCCCTGGCACACCCGGGCGGTCCGCGCCTGAGGCGGCCGGGGCGGGGCCCGGCGTCGGACGTTGGAGGGCCCGGCGGCCGCCTCCCTTGCGCGGTACGGCCGCCGGGCCCGGTTCAGGGCGGGGTTCAGCCGCTGGGCAGGGTCCCGAGGGTCACCTGCGTCGTCCTGCTCTCCCCGTTGCGGGTGTACGTGACGTTGACCTGGCTGCCCGGCGCCAGCGCTGCGAGCGCGGTGGTCAGCGAGTTCAACGTGGTGACGTCGGTGTCGCCGAGCTTGGTGATCACGTCGCCGGGCTGGAGGCCGGCGGCCTGGGCACCGCTGCCCTGGGTGACGCTGATGATCACCGCGCCGGCGGGCTGGAAGCTGCTGTTGACGTACGTCCGGGCGGTGATGCCGAGTGCGGCGCGGCCGGAGTTGGTGACCTTGCCGTCCTTGATCAGCTGGTTGGCGATGCTGGTGATGGTGGCGGCCGGGATCGCGAAGCCGATCCCGGGCGCGGCGCCGCCGTTCAGTTCCTGGTCGACGGCGGCGAGGGTGTTGATCCCGATCACCTGGCTGTCGAGGTTGACGAGCGCGCCGCCGCTGTTGCCCGGATTGATGGCGGCCGAGGTCTGCACCATGTTGCCGATGGTGGCACCGGGGGAGCTTCCGCTGCCGGGCTCGGTGACCGTCCGCCCGGTGGCCGAGACGATGCCCTGGGTGACGCTGCTGGCGAGGCCGAGCGGGCTGCCCATGGCCAGGGTGATCTGGCCGACCTCGACGGTGGAGGATTTGCCGAAGGTGGCCGGTTTGAGTCCGGCGGGCGGGCTGCCGAGCCTGATCACCGCGAGGTCGGAGTCCGGGTAGGTGCCGACCAGGGTGGCGGTGAGGGCCGTGGTGGTGTTGGCCAGGGTGACGGTGAAGTTCGTGGCCGAGCCGACGACGTGGGCGTTGGTCACGATGTCGCCCTGGGCGTCGTAGACGATGCCGGAGCCGAGGCTGTCGCCCGAGGTGATCTGCACCACCGAGGGCAGCACGTTCCGGATGACCCGCTGGTAGTCGTCCTGGAGGCTCGTGCCGGAGCCGGAGGGAGCCGCGGAGGCGCCGCGCGAGGCTGAGCCCGAGGGCGAGGCGGCGGCCGATCCGGAGGCGGCCGTGGAGCCGCTGCCGCTGGTGCAGCCGCTGACGAGCAGGCCGGTCAGCGCCAGCGCCGCACCGGGCAGCAGCCACAGCCTGGGTCCGGTCGGGCGGGGCCCGGACGGGTTCGGGCGGGTGGGTTCCTTCTTCGGGCGCACCGGAATTCCTCCAGAAGGCGGGACTCGGACGGTGCCAGCAAGGCTGACTTTGTCAGCATTTCACCGGTATGTCCGCTTCCCCGGTAGGGCGCGCCCGGCGATCCGGGCGCGCCACCCGCCGAGCTCACGCCTCCAGCAGGGCGAAGAGCTCCTCCCAGCGGTCCAGCACCCGCTCCGGCGCGTAGCGGCCGATCGCCGCCCGGGCCCGCTCGCCCATCGCGTCGCGCAGTTCCTGGTCGTCCATCAGCCGCCCGAGCTGGCGCGCCAGCGCCGAGGTGTTGCCGACCTGCGCGAGCAGGCCGTCCTCGCCGTCCCGGACGATCTCGTGCACACCCGGCGCGCAGTCGAAGGCCACGCACGGCACACCGCAGGCCATCGCCTCCATCAGCGAGATCGGGAAGCCCTCGCCGCGGGAGGAGAGCACGAACACCCCGGCCCCGGCGAGCACGCCCGGTACGTCGTCCGTCCGGCCCGCGAACTCGACCGAGCCGTCCAGCCCGAGGCTGCTGCACTGGGCCCGCAGCGCCTCCTCCTCCTCGCCGAGACCGTAGATCCTCAGCTGCCAGCCCGGCCGGTCGGCGACCGCCTCGGCCCAGGTCTCCAGCAGCAGATCGACGCCCTTCTCCTGGTGCAGCCGGCCGATCGAGACGACCGTCCGGGCAGCCGGTGCGCCCGTCCCGGCGACCGGGAAGGGCAGCGGGTTCGGGATGCCGCAGGTGGAGTTCATGCCCTGGCGGATCCAGGCGTCGGCGTCCTCGTCGGTCAGCACCACCAGCCGGTCCACGTCGGCGTAGTAGCGCTGCACCCGGGCGAACCGGGAGGAGGCGCGGCAGGTCTCGAACGACTCGTGGCTCATCCCGATCACGTGAAGGCCCTTCAGGTCGGCGAGGGCCACCCACTCCATCGCCCAGACCTGGGTGACGATCACCACCGCGCCCGGACGGGCCGTCCGGAACAGGGCGTTCATCCGCTCGGCGGCCTCCCGCATGCCGGCCGCGCGGGCCGCGCTGCGCCGGCGCGCCCGGACGTCCAGCTGCTGCCAGGGGTAGCGGGGCGTCCACGCCGGCGGCGGCTGCTCGTCGTGGAGCGTGGTCATCGTGTAGGGCAGATCGTCGCCGAAGTCCTTGTGCAGGACGGCGGGGGTGATGCCGATCAGCTGCACGCGGTGGCCGCGGCCGCTCAGCAGCTCGGCCATCCGGTGCGACCAGCTGGCGACGCCGCCGAGCTCGTCCACGCTGTTGCTGACGATGAAGATGTCGCGGCTCATGCCTGCGCCTCCCGGTCCGCGCCGAACATCAGATCGGCGATCCGGGCCGCCGCGTCACCCCGGTCGTACTCGCCGTACGCCGCCGCGAACTCCCGCCGGGTGTCCGCGTACTCCTTGCCGACCGCGTCCAGGTCCTCCAGGGCCGCGAACAGCTCGCCGGCGTCCCGCAGGACGGGGCCCGGCGCCTCCTGCAACAGGTCGAAGTACGTGCCGCGGACGTCCTCCGCGTACTCCTCCCAGTCGTAGGCGAAGAACAGCATCGGCCGGTCCAGCAGCGCGTAGTCGAACATCAGGGAGGAGTAGTCGGTGACCAGGGCGTCCGCCAGCTGGTAGAGCGGCGTGACGTCCTGGACGTCCGAGACGTCGATCACCCTGCCGCGGACGGACGGCGGCAGCACCACCCGGTTGAGGTAGTGGCAGCGCACCAGCAGGGTCATCCGGTCGCCGAACCGCTCGGCGAACTCCTCCACGTCGAAGGGCAGCTCGAAGGCCCGGACCTTGCCGCGGGCGTCCGACCGGAAGGTCGGCGCGTACAGCACCACCGGCTTCGCGAGGTCGATGCCGAACTCGCCGGCCAGCTGGCGGTCCTTCACCGCGTCCTCGCGCAGCAGCACGTCGTTGCGCGGGTAGCCCGTCCGCAGCACGCGGTCCTCGGGGATCCGGTAGGCCGGCGCCAGCGTCCGCACGTCGTGCTCGGAGCGGACCACGAAGTGGTCGAAGCGGTCCAGGCCCGCCAGGTACTCGGCCTGCTGGACGGGTGTCTGGCGCTTCAGCGAGGCCAGGTCGAAGCCCATCTTCTTGAGCGCCGAGCCGTGCCAGGTCTGGATGTAGGTGGTCTCCGGCCGCTTGCGCAGCCGGTGCGGGTAGCCCTGGTTGTCCACCCAGAACTCGGCCTGCGCGAGCGCCCGCAGGTACTGCCAGGACCAGCGCCGCACCAGTGCGGCATCGGACGGGAAGCCCTCGGCGCTGCCGGCGTACGACCAGACCGCCTTCATCGGCGCACCGCGGCGGACGAGCTCCTCGTAGACCGCGCGCGGGCTGTCGCTGAACTGGCGGCCCTGCTGGCTCTCGAAGACGACCTGGCCCTTGACCACCGGCAGCTTCTGGAGCGCCTGGTGGTAGACCTTCAGCTTGGTGTCGCCGTTGTTGAGGGTCCGCTTCAGTTCGATCGCGCCGCGGACGGTGCGGCGGGCCCGCTCGGCGGCGGCGTTGGCGAACGGCGAGGCCTCGCCGCGCAGCGCCCGGTCGATCAGGTCGGTGCCGCGCCGGGCTGCGGCGCCC
The Kitasatospora paranensis genome window above contains:
- the nuoK gene encoding NADH-quinone oxidoreductase subunit NuoK → MHLVYPAVLAALLFSVGVYGVLARRNVVLVLMSVELMLNAVNLNLVAFDAWLRDALHAGQALTLFTITVAAAEIGLGLAVVLLVFRTRGTADVDRLTALGDPSEAVEEPAVATAPEGRAA
- a CDS encoding S1C family serine protease codes for the protein MRPKKEPTRPNPSGPRPTGPRLWLLPGAALALTGLLVSGCTSGSGSTAASGSAAASPSGSASRGASAAPSGSGTSLQDDYQRVIRNVLPSVVQITSGDSLGSGIVYDAQGDIVTNAHVVGSATNFTVTLANTTTALTATLVGTYPDSDLAVIRLGSPPAGLKPATFGKSSTVEVGQITLAMGSPLGLASSVTQGIVSATGRTVTEPGSGSSPGATIGNMVQTSAAINPGNSGGALVNLDSQVIGINTLAAVDQELNGGAAPGIGFAIPAATITSIANQLIKDGKVTNSGRAALGITARTYVNSSFQPAGAVIISVTQGSGAQAAGLQPGDVITKLGDTDVTTLNSLTTALAALAPGSQVNVTYTRNGESRTTQVTLGTLPSG
- a CDS encoding NADH-quinone oxidoreductase subunit B, with translation MDVTHGHAHGASQGPVPLGIPDPAHPGAVEPRRLGPLARLAPDPVKVVLNWGRRYSLWCFNFGLACCAIEFIAASMAKHDFIRMGVIPFAPGPRQADLMIVSGTVTDKMAPAVKRLYEQMPEPKYVISFGACSNSGGPYWDSYSVTKGVDQIIPVDVYVPGCPPRPEALLQGILKLQEKIATESIPQRYAAPAAAFRRGLVAGPEGGQ
- the nuoH gene encoding NADH-quinone oxidoreductase subunit NuoH codes for the protein MIDTLLRCVATLAVFLVLPLVIGQTEHKVMAHMQGRLGPMYAGGFHGWAQLVADGVKFAQKEDIVPAGADRKVFQLAPAVSLLPYLVVLLAIPVGPGGFVGQAIDAGIFFVLAVMGIGVLGSLMAGWASANKFSLLGGLRTAAQLMSYELPMLLAAASVAMAAGTVSLPGIVDAFHWWWIPWQALGAFVFFTAGLAELQRPPFDMPVADSEIIFGAYTEYTGLRFAFFLLSEYAGILVVSALTTVLFLGGWHGPMPDSLGWLWTLLKTFALAFVVIWLRVTYPRLREDQLMRFAWTGLIPLALIQLALTGIVKVAIS
- a CDS encoding NADH-quinone oxidoreductase subunit J family protein; translation: MTGTLLAATGSLAPATRSFLSPSGAEIVFLLVGIAVLAAAVVSVTTRQLVHAALWLVVALGGLAVEFLLLTAEFIAWAQVLIYLGSVVVLVLFGLMLTRAPIGRSPDADSGNRWAALAVALAAAGTLVTLVVDAFRSGWIELAPGAGSTRATGEYLFRHWVLPFEALSVLLLAALVGAIVLSRTGKGRVPGPRAGRLRAGKPVGRPTPTAQER
- a CDS encoding NADH-quinone oxidoreductase subunit L; its protein translation is MNLALPVLVPALPALGAAATLATGRRYPALARPLAILPVATAAVLALVVALQLGSGRSLDAGTRLTPTGGPDIALALHLDGFGVLIAVLVGLVATCVQVYSTAYLRDDPRYPSYAALVSLFTAAMFLVVYSGDLIVLLVGWEVMGICSYFLIGHHWETADARSASLKAFLVTKLGDVPFLFGLFLLGADAHSFRITDVLAAAAQGRLGHPTLIALLLLAGVAGKSAQFPLHTWLPDAMAGPTPVSALIHAATMVAAGIYLVARLMPVFLLSGAALVVLAVMAAVTMIGSALCALAQDDLKRVLAYSTVGQLGYMAGALASGDRDAAVFHLISHGVFKALLFLAAGVVIHAAHTNSISAMSRMPGLRSRVPDAYWTMGIGLVALVGLPPFAGFFSKEAVLSAAEHAAHGEALTRGVGPASAVPEAAGWIVLVSALLTALLTAAYATRLWLVAFHGRATAAAAAPAPAAGAPYSPEIDEADPATAEPAAMRWPLWVLAVPAMAFGVTALRDGWLPAFLDGGPLRPSTTTAVLGTGLALAGILIAYAAWRSLSARQAVRPGPADRVPEQAGPPAAERLPADPGPLLLGPLYRPAQHGFGVDRLYSALFVRPTEAAARLVRFLDREVVESYVRGTGHGANALGWLVRRAQNGNAQAYLNALLAGAVLLAVLVAVGT
- a CDS encoding NADH-quinone oxidoreductase subunit A, which codes for MEGQPTAAGAAVGSGYFDAYAAVGLLAVVGVLFVAVSFTANRLLRPVVYSPEKLLAYECGVDPVGEGWAHTHIRYYVYAFLYVIFAVDAIYLFPWATVFAAAGYGAATLVEMFVFIGFLAVGLLYAWKKGVLEWT
- a CDS encoding NADH-quinone oxidoreductase subunit I, which codes for MMNIPGTGLAKGLAVTLRTMTRKSVTAQYPDVQPLLPPRSRGVIALLEENCTVCMLCARECPDWCIYIDSHKETLPAADPNARARTRNVLDRFAIDFSLCMYCGICIEVCPFDALFWSPEFEYAETDILDLTHERDRLREWMWTVPAPPALDPAAEEPKEIAAARKTADKMAAAAAAEGGADA
- a CDS encoding glycosyltransferase, which translates into the protein MSRDIFIVSNSVDELGGVASWSHRMAELLSGRGHRVQLIGITPAVLHKDFGDDLPYTMTTLHDEQPPPAWTPRYPWQQLDVRARRRSAARAAGMREAAERMNALFRTARPGAVVIVTQVWAMEWVALADLKGLHVIGMSHESFETCRASSRFARVQRYYADVDRLVVLTDEDADAWIRQGMNSTCGIPNPLPFPVAGTGAPAARTVVSIGRLHQEKGVDLLLETWAEAVADRPGWQLRIYGLGEEEEALRAQCSSLGLDGSVEFAGRTDDVPGVLAGAGVFVLSSRGEGFPISLMEAMACGVPCVAFDCAPGVHEIVRDGEDGLLAQVGNTSALARQLGRLMDDQELRDAMGERARAAIGRYAPERVLDRWEELFALLEA